One window from the genome of Onychomys torridus chromosome 20, mOncTor1.1, whole genome shotgun sequence encodes:
- the LOC118570826 gene encoding olfactory receptor 6C76-like — translation MRNRTSVTYFILLGLTDDPELQVVIFFFLFLTYVLSITGNLTIIILTLLDSHLKTPMYFFLRNFSFLEISFTSACTPRFLVSIITGDKSISYNACVAQLFFFIFLGSTEFFLLASMSYDRYVAICKPLHYTTIISKKVCYQLIISSWLAGFLVIFPPLVMGLELDFCDSNIIDHFSCDSAPLLQISCTDTSTLELMSFISALIMLMTTLMLIIVSYIYILRTILKFPSTKQRKKAFSTCSSHMIVVSISYGSCIFMYLKTSAKAGVALTKGVAMLNTSVAPMLNPFIYTLRNQQVKQAFKDLVKKVFASKTLM, via the coding sequence ATGAGAAACAGAACAtcagtgacatacttcatccTCCTGGGTCTGACAGATGATCCTGAGCTTCaggttgtgattttcttttttctgtttctcacatACGTGCTGAGCATTACTGGAAATTTAACCATCATCATACTCACTCTACTGGATTCCCACCTGAAGACCcccatgtatttcttccttaGGAATTTCTCCTTCTTGGAGATTTCATTTACTTCTGCCTGTACCCCTCGGTTTTTGGTCAGCATCATAACTGGAGACAAATCAATCTCCTATAATGCTTGTGTTgctcaattatttttcttcattttcctgggCTCAACGGAGTTTTTCCTTCTGGCATCCATGTCCTATGATCGCTATGTGGCTATCTGCAAGCCCCTCCACTATACAACCATCATCAGTAAAAAGGTCTGCTACCAGCTCATCATTAGCTCCTGGCTGGCTGGTTTCTTGGTAATTTTCCCACCATTGGTCATGGGCTTAGAGCTAGATTTCTGTGACTCCAACATTATTGATCACTTCTCATGTGACTCTGCTCCTTTGCTCCAAATCTCCTGCACAGACACAAGCACTCTGGAGCTCATGAGCTTTATATCGGCTTTGATCATGCTTATGACTACGTTGATGCTGATAATTGTCTCTTACATCTACATCCTCAGAACTATTCTGAAATTTCCTTcaaccaaacaaaggaaaaaggccttcTCAACCTGCTCCTCACACATGATTGTTGTCTCCATATCCTATGGAAGCTGCATCTTCATGTATTTGAAAACATCTGCCAAGGCTGGAGTTGCCTTGACAAAGGGGGTGGCTATGCTCAACACCTCTGTTGCTCCCATGCTGAATCCTTTCATCTACACGTTAAGGAACCAGCAGGTGAAACAAGCATTTAAGGATCTTGTGAAAAAGGTATTTGCCTCAAAAACGCTGATGTGA
- the LOC118570919 gene encoding olfactory receptor 6C70-like, whose protein sequence is MKNHTGQIEFILLGLTDNSQLQIVIFLSLLLNYLLSMLGNLTIIALTLLDPHLKTPMYFFLRNFSLLEILFTTTCIPRFLISIATKEKTISYNACVCQLFFYIFLGATEFFFLATMSYDRYIAICKPLHYTSIMSSKVCHQLVLGSWVTGFLVIFPPLIIGLDLDFCASNVIDHFLCDVSPVLQLSCTDTHLLELIAFSLALMTLIVTLVVVILSYAHIVKTIIKFPSTQQKKKAFSTCSSHMIVVSLTYGSCIFIYIKPSAKERVAVSKGIAVLNTSVAPLLNPFIYTLRNKQVKQAFGAVLRRIFSDEPKV, encoded by the coding sequence CTGAATTACTTGCTGAGTATGCTAGGGAACTTAACCATCATTGCCCTCACTCTATTAGATCCTCACCTCAAGACACCAATGTATTTTTTCCTCCGTAATTTCTCTTTATTGGAAATTTTATTCACAACTACCTGCATTCCCAGATTCTTAATCAGCATTGCGACCAAGGAAAAGACAATTTCCTATAATGCCTGTGTATGTCAATTGTTCTTTTACATATTCTTGGGGGCCACAGAGTTTTTCTTCTTGGCTACCATGTCCTACGACCGCTATATTGCCATCTGCAAGCCCTTGCACTATACATCCATCATGAGCAGCAAAGTTTGCCATCAACTTGTCCTGGGTTCTTGGGTAACTGGATTCTTAGTGATTTTCCCACCACTGATTATTGGCCTTGACTTAGATTTCTGTGCTTCAAATGTCATCGACCATTTCCTTTGTGATGTTTCTCCTGTCCTACAACTTTCTTGCACAGATACACATTTACTAGAACTAATTGCCTTCAGCTTGGCTCTTATGACACTCATTGTCACGTTAGTAGTAGTAATCCTTTCTTATGCTCACATTGTCAAGACGATTATCAAATTCCCTTCCactcagcaaaagaaaaaggcctttTCCACTTGTTCTTCTCACATGATTGTTGTTTCCCTCACTTATGGGAGTTGCATATTTATCTACATAAAGCCATCAGCAAAAGAAAGAGTTGCTGTGAGCAAAGGAATTGCTGTGCTCAACACTTCAGTGGCCCCTTTGTTAAACCCATTCATTTATACTCTAAGGAATAAGCAGGTTAAACAAGCCTTTGGAGCAGTACTTAGAAGAATATTTTCTGATGAACCTAAAGTATGA